In one window of Motacilla alba alba isolate MOTALB_02 unplaced genomic scaffold, Motacilla_alba_V1.0_pri HiC_scaffold_28, whole genome shotgun sequence DNA:
- the LOC119696266 gene encoding olfactory receptor 14J1-like — translation MSNSSSISHFLLLPLADTRQLQLLHFCLLLGISLAALLGNGLIISAGACGQHLHTPMFFFLLNLALTDLGFICTTVPKAMHNSLWDTRNISYTGCAAQVFLFIFFMGAELSLLTIMCYDRYVSICKPLHYGTLLGSRACAHMAAAAWASAFLNALMHTANTFSLPLCHGNALGQFFCEIPQILKVSCSKSFLRELGLLGLSACLVFGCFVFIVFSYVQIFRVVLRIPSEQGRHKAFSTCLPHLAVVSLFISTAVFAYLKPPSMSSPPLDLALSVLYSVVPPALNPLIYSLRNQELKAAVRKWLMELLLDICSALAWGSVRKVIME, via the coding sequence atgtccaacagcagctccatcagccacttcctcctgctgccattggcagacacgcggcagctgcagctgctgcacttctgcctcttgctgggcatctccctggctgccctcctgggcaacggcctcatcatcagcgccggagcctgcggccagcacctgcacacgcccatgttcttcttcctgctcaacctggccctcactgacctgggcttcatctgcaccactgtccccaaagccatgcacaattccctctgggacaccaggaacatcTCCTACACTGGATGCGCTGCACAGGTCTTTCTGTTTATCTTCTTCATGGGAGCAGAGCTTTCCCTCCTGACCAtcatgtgctacgaccgctacgtgtccatctgcaaacccctgcactacgggaccctgctgggcagcagagcttgtgcccacatggcagcagctgcctgggccagtgcctttctcaatgctctcatgcacacggccaatacattttccctgcccctgtgccatggcaatgccctgggccagttcttctgtgaaattccCCAGATCCTGAAGGtctcctgctccaaatcctTTCTCAGGGAACTGGGGCTTCTTGGTCTTAGTGCCTGTTTGgtatttggttgttttgtgttcattgttttttcctatgtgcagatcttcagggtcgtgctgaggatcccctctgagcagggacggcacaaagccttttccacctgcctccctcacctggccgtGGTGTCCCTGTTTATCAGCACTGCAGTGTTTGCCTACCTGAAGCCcccctccatgtcctccccacccctggatctggccctgtcagttctgtactcagtggtgcctccagccctgaaccccctcatctacagcctgaggaaccaggagctcaaggctgcagt